In the Prochlorococcus sp. MIT 1307 genome, one interval contains:
- a CDS encoding M15 family metallopeptidase, giving the protein MARAESARSNNTDDIPLARRSNPIRPSSKGVRFIALASAFLGGSAILLYVSFSSRFIGSAPLLGTQQLPSSDGLLLGHFPYPEVSAQQLVSVYPGLDIHKDTYKALKLMRSAASADGIDLVLLSGYRSHDLQRQIFYGRKSARNQIAIERAKVSAPPGYSEHSTGYAIDLGDAKRRETDLEVEFETTDAFIWLQKNAAKYHFVLSFPRGNAQKVSYEPWHWRFEGTVDALRQFQAANERARTREASN; this is encoded by the coding sequence GTGGCTCGAGCTGAATCCGCTCGAAGCAATAACACCGATGATATCCCTCTTGCACGAAGGTCTAATCCAATTAGACCCTCTTCAAAAGGGGTTAGGTTTATAGCTCTTGCATCGGCTTTCTTAGGTGGTTCAGCGATATTGCTGTATGTAAGCTTTTCATCTCGTTTTATAGGATCAGCACCTTTACTTGGGACTCAGCAATTGCCTTCCTCTGATGGCCTTTTGCTTGGTCATTTCCCATATCCAGAGGTCTCAGCTCAACAATTGGTTTCGGTCTATCCAGGTTTAGATATTCATAAGGACACCTACAAAGCTCTTAAATTAATGCGCTCAGCTGCTAGCGCTGATGGAATTGATTTAGTTCTTTTGAGTGGTTATCGATCGCATGATCTTCAAAGACAAATTTTTTATGGAAGAAAATCAGCTCGAAATCAGATTGCAATTGAAAGAGCAAAAGTTTCAGCTCCGCCTGGATATTCTGAGCACAGCACAGGCTATGCAATCGATTTAGGTGACGCAAAAAGACGAGAAACTGATTTAGAAGTTGAATTTGAAACAACTGATGCTTTTATATGGCTTCAAAAAAATGCTGCCAAATATCACTTTGTGCTTTCATTCCCTAGAGGGAATGCACAGAAAGTAAGTTACGAGCCTTGGCATTGGAGATTTGAGGGCACTGTTGATGCTCTTAGGCAGTTTCAGGCCGCCAATGAACGTGCGCGCACAAGAGAGGCCTCAAATTAA
- the chlP gene encoding geranylgeranyl reductase has product MLRVAVIGGGPSGSCAAEILAKAGIKTWIFERKLDNAKPCGGAIPLCMVAEFDLPDSIIDRKVRNMRMISPSNREVDISLDKVYGKTENEYIGMCRREVMDAFMRNRAAELGANLVNGLVTKIDTGTNREGPYTLTYSDFSSGDATGETKSLEVDLIIGADGANSRVAKAMDAGDYNVAIAFQERIKLPEKEMSYYEDLAEMYVGTDVSPDFYGWVFPKYDHVAVGTGTMQKNQSLIKSLQVGVRERAKKRLVNGEVIKVEAHPIPEHPRPRRVVGRMALVGDAAGYVTKSSGEGIYFAAKSGRMCAEEIVEASQRGKRIPSEGDLKKYLTKWDKKYGATYKVLEILQNIFYSNDGAREAFVEMCDDLDVQRLTFDSYLYKTVVAMKPLQQIKLTFMTIGSVLRGRALAPDKYKPVPSTVRDDAEVNKMLEVCTIKGGIKVPTDEEKVTATKS; this is encoded by the coding sequence ATGTTGCGTGTAGCAGTGATCGGTGGGGGCCCAAGTGGCTCATGTGCCGCAGAAATTCTTGCAAAAGCAGGAATCAAAACCTGGATCTTTGAGCGAAAGCTTGATAATGCAAAACCTTGTGGAGGTGCAATTCCTCTTTGCATGGTGGCCGAGTTCGATCTTCCTGACTCGATCATTGATCGAAAAGTACGCAATATGAGAATGATTTCACCTTCCAATCGCGAAGTGGATATAAGCCTAGACAAGGTTTATGGCAAAACCGAGAATGAATACATAGGAATGTGCCGCAGAGAGGTTATGGATGCCTTTATGCGTAATCGTGCAGCTGAACTAGGAGCAAACCTGGTTAATGGATTGGTAACCAAAATTGACACCGGAACAAATCGTGAAGGCCCCTATACCCTTACCTATTCAGATTTCTCATCAGGTGATGCTACTGGTGAAACCAAGTCTCTTGAAGTTGATCTGATAATTGGGGCTGATGGCGCCAATAGCCGCGTTGCAAAAGCCATGGATGCGGGTGACTACAACGTTGCTATTGCCTTTCAAGAAAGAATCAAACTTCCTGAGAAGGAAATGAGTTACTACGAGGATCTTGCTGAAATGTATGTAGGAACAGATGTTTCACCTGATTTCTATGGGTGGGTTTTTCCTAAATATGATCACGTTGCAGTAGGCACAGGGACCATGCAAAAGAATCAATCACTTATAAAAAGTCTTCAGGTAGGTGTAAGAGAAAGAGCAAAAAAAAGACTTGTGAATGGCGAGGTTATAAAGGTTGAAGCACATCCTATTCCAGAACATCCTCGGCCACGTCGAGTGGTTGGAAGAATGGCTCTTGTTGGGGATGCTGCAGGGTACGTAACAAAAAGTTCTGGTGAAGGGATTTATTTTGCAGCTAAAAGTGGTCGTATGTGCGCTGAAGAGATTGTCGAGGCAAGTCAACGAGGGAAAAGAATACCTAGCGAAGGTGATCTAAAAAAATACCTTACTAAATGGGACAAGAAATATGGAGCTACTTACAAAGTTCTGGAAATTCTCCAAAATATCTTCTATTCAAATGATGGTGCAAGAGAAGCATTTGTAGAAATGTGTGATGACTTAGATGTTCAAAGACTTACTTTCGATAGTTATTTATATAAGACAGTTGTAGCAATGAAACCTCTTCAACAAATTAAACTCACTTTTATGACCATAGGATCTGTTCTAAGAGGGCGGGCACTTGCACCTGATAAATACAAACCGGTACCTAGTACAGTTCGAGACGATGCAGAAGTAAATAAGATGCTGGAAGTATGTACGATAAAGGGAGGTATAAAAGTACCCACAGACGAGGAAAAAGTTACCGCAACTAAAAGTTGA
- a CDS encoding DUF309 domain-containing protein yields MEKTNSESNSLSYDKRFHKAIALFNSGDWYSAHDVFEELWHEGYGLERNTLQGILQVAVAQLHLAGGNRNGAMILFGEALGRLSRLSTPSLGLDLDRLCESVKQRLNILHQDGDPEQFSVPFLFQQTRN; encoded by the coding sequence ATGGAAAAGACTAATAGTGAATCTAATTCCTTGTCTTATGATAAAAGATTCCATAAAGCTATAGCTCTCTTTAACTCTGGAGATTGGTATTCAGCACATGATGTTTTTGAAGAGTTGTGGCATGAAGGATATGGATTAGAAAGAAATACACTTCAGGGGATTTTGCAAGTCGCAGTTGCTCAATTACATTTAGCAGGTGGGAATAGAAACGGTGCTATGATTCTTTTTGGTGAAGCATTAGGTCGTCTATCAAGACTAAGTACACCAAGCTTAGGGTTGGATTTAGATAGACTTTGTGAATCTGTTAAGCAAAGATTGAATATTCTTCATCAAGATGGTGATCCAGAGCAATTTAGTGTCCCATTCCTTTTTCAACAGACTAGAAATTAG
- the typA gene encoding translational GTPase TypA: MNSKEQSIRNIAIIAHVDHGKTTLVDALLTQSGIFRDNEAVPTCILDSNDLERERGITILSKNTAVTYKDTRINIVDTPGHADFGGEVERVLGMVDGCLLIVDANEGPMPQTRFVLKKALEKGLRPIVFVNKVDRARVEPETAVDKVLDLFLELGADDDQCDFPYLFGSGLGGFATADMSESSDTMKPLFDSIIRHVPPPVGDETKPLQLQITTLDYSDFLGRIVIGRVHNGIIRNGQNAVLIKENGTEKRGRISKLLGFAGLERIEIDKAFAGDLVALAGFDEVNIGETIACPDEPKALPLIKVDEPTLQMTFVVNDSPFAGQEGKFVTSRQLRQRLEKELLTNVALRVEETDSPDRFAVSGRGELHLGILIETMRREGYEFQVSQPQVIFRTIDEIPCEPVETLVMDVPESSVGTCIEKLGVRRGEMQNMETGNDGRTQLEFVVPSRGLIGFRGEFIRATRGEGIMSHSFFEYRPKVGEFDARRNGVLISFEEGVATFYALKNAEDRGQFFITPGTKVYKGMIIGENNRPQNLEINICKTKQLTNMRSAGAEELDTLQSPMEITLERALEYIGPGEMLEVTPESIRLRKLPAKKKIKS, encoded by the coding sequence ATGAATAGCAAGGAACAGTCGATCAGAAATATTGCAATCATTGCCCATGTCGATCATGGAAAAACTACTTTGGTAGATGCGCTTCTCACCCAGTCAGGGATCTTCAGAGATAATGAGGCCGTCCCGACCTGTATTTTGGACTCTAATGATTTGGAGCGTGAACGTGGGATAACTATTCTGTCTAAAAACACTGCAGTAACATATAAAGACACACGAATAAATATTGTTGATACTCCAGGTCATGCTGATTTTGGTGGGGAAGTTGAGAGAGTTTTAGGCATGGTGGATGGGTGCTTATTAATTGTTGATGCTAATGAAGGACCTATGCCCCAGACTAGATTTGTGCTTAAAAAAGCCTTGGAAAAAGGTTTAAGGCCAATTGTCTTTGTGAATAAGGTAGATAGGGCAAGAGTTGAACCTGAGACTGCTGTAGATAAGGTTCTTGATCTTTTTTTAGAACTCGGTGCAGATGATGATCAATGCGATTTCCCCTATTTATTTGGAAGCGGATTAGGTGGATTTGCAACAGCAGATATGTCTGAATCTAGTGACACTATGAAGCCGCTTTTTGATTCAATCATTCGTCATGTTCCACCTCCAGTTGGTGATGAAACTAAACCATTGCAGCTACAGATTACAACGCTTGATTACTCAGACTTTCTTGGAAGAATAGTTATCGGCAGAGTTCATAATGGAATTATTCGTAATGGCCAGAATGCTGTATTGATTAAGGAGAACGGCACTGAAAAGCGAGGAAGGATTAGTAAACTACTTGGTTTTGCAGGTTTGGAACGTATAGAAATTGATAAGGCCTTCGCAGGAGATTTGGTGGCACTAGCAGGTTTTGATGAAGTTAATATTGGGGAGACGATTGCCTGTCCCGATGAGCCCAAAGCCTTACCACTAATTAAGGTAGATGAGCCTACTCTTCAAATGACTTTTGTTGTCAATGATTCTCCTTTTGCTGGACAAGAAGGAAAGTTTGTAACTAGTAGGCAGTTGCGTCAACGCCTAGAGAAAGAATTACTAACTAACGTTGCTTTAAGAGTTGAAGAGACAGATTCTCCTGACCGATTTGCAGTTAGCGGAAGGGGAGAACTTCACCTTGGAATTTTGATTGAAACAATGCGTAGAGAGGGTTATGAGTTTCAAGTTTCTCAACCGCAAGTGATTTTTCGTACGATTGACGAAATTCCTTGTGAGCCTGTAGAAACTCTTGTAATGGATGTTCCAGAGTCATCAGTAGGCACATGTATTGAAAAATTAGGAGTACGAAGAGGCGAGATGCAAAATATGGAGACGGGAAATGATGGACGTACCCAATTGGAGTTTGTTGTGCCATCAAGGGGTTTGATTGGTTTTAGAGGTGAATTTATTCGTGCAACAAGAGGAGAAGGGATTATGAGTCATTCTTTTTTCGAATATCGGCCAAAGGTCGGAGAATTTGATGCAAGAAGAAATGGTGTATTAATTTCATTTGAAGAAGGTGTAGCTACTTTCTATGCTTTAAAAAATGCTGAAGATAGAGGTCAATTTTTTATTACTCCTGGCACTAAGGTTTATAAGGGAATGATTATTGGAGAAAACAATAGGCCACAGAATCTTGAAATTAATATATGTAAAACAAAACAATTGACGAATATGAGGTCTGCAGGAGCAGAAGAATTAGATACTCTGCAATCTCCTATGGAGATTACTTTAGAGAGGGCTCTTGAATATATAGGCCCTGGTGAGATGCTAGAAGTTACTCCTGAATCTATAAGATTGCGAAAACTGCCTGCAAAGAAGAAAATCAAAAGTTAA